The window CGTCATATATCTGTTCAGAGTTTCCGGGCTGAACGAAGTGCTGGACAAGCACTGGATGGATGTCCACATCCGCGACCAAGGCCTTTCCGGCTATGTCCTCTTTCTGGCCATTGCCGCAGGCTTTACCGCAGCAGGCTTCCCCAGACAGATGATCAGCTTCTTTGCAGGATACGTCTTCGGCGCAGTGACCGGAACTGTTATGGGTACCGTGGGAACCGCCCTCGGCTGTGCCGTGGCGTTCTATTATGCCCGCTACGCCGGACGAGCAGCCATCGAACGCAAGCTGGGCAAAAAAACAGCCAAGCTCAACGCCTTCCTACAACGCGAGCCCTTCCAGATGACCGTGGTCATCCGTCTGCTGCCTGTGGGCAGCAATATTCTGACCAACCTGCTGGCAGGCATCACCTCCATATCCTCCCTGTCCTTTCTCGGCGGCTCCACGCTGGGCTACATCCCCCAGACGTTCATCTTCGCCCTTCTGGGCAGCGGCGTTAATGTGGACCCAGTCTGGCGCACTACAGTCAGCGCGCTGCTCATGATCATATCCAGCCTGCTGGGATACCGGCTCTACAGAAAGTATCGCGTCGAATCCGAACTGGAATCATAAAAAAAACGCCCCGCCGATTATCGACGGGGCGTTTCATATTTTGCGTAAATCGCACAATCCCAACGTCTTCGCCCCCCTTCCCTTCAACGCCCATAGCGGCATTCTTCCTGATTAATGACAAGAACAGTTCGCTTCTGACGACGGTGAACAGGTACAAAAACACGCCCTGCCGCGATTAACGGCAGGGCGTGTTCTTTCTGGGATCCTGCTGGATACTCAAGCCTACTTACGCCAGAACTCCGGCACAAAAAGGATGAATACAGTGTAAATCTCAAGACGGCCAAGCAACATGCACCATGTGAGAATCCATTTGGCCGCCAAAGGCAGATGCGCAAAGTTCTCCGCAGGGCCTACAGTCCCAAGACCGGGGCCAATGTTGCCGATACAGGCCGCCACTGCCGC is drawn from Desulfovibrio mangrovi and contains these coding sequences:
- a CDS encoding TVP38/TMEM64 family protein — its product is MINAKTRKAILKAFFIFAVLAAVIYLFRVSGLNEVLDKHWMDVHIRDQGLSGYVLFLAIAAGFTAAGFPRQMISFFAGYVFGAVTGTVMGTVGTALGCAVAFYYARYAGRAAIERKLGKKTAKLNAFLQREPFQMTVVIRLLPVGSNILTNLLAGITSISSLSFLGGSTLGYIPQTFIFALLGSGVNVDPVWRTTVSALLMIISSLLGYRLYRKYRVESELES